A region from the Thermus neutrinimicus genome encodes:
- a CDS encoding CBS domain-containing protein, producing MKAKDAMTSPAVSVLPETSLAEAARLMLGKGIGSVLVVDKEGRLVGIVTESDFLKERGVPFSTFRAPMLLGRFLGADGLEAVLAEARGTRVEEIMTSPVHAVGPEEPLSRVLELMLAYDINHVPVVDGEGRPQGIITRFDLLRLLQSQL from the coding sequence ATGAAGGCCAAGGATGCCATGACCAGCCCTGCGGTGAGCGTGCTTCCGGAAACTTCCCTGGCGGAGGCGGCCCGGCTGATGTTGGGAAAGGGAATCGGGAGCGTGCTGGTGGTGGACAAGGAGGGCCGCCTGGTGGGCATAGTGACGGAAAGCGATTTCCTGAAGGAACGGGGTGTGCCCTTTTCCACCTTCCGGGCGCCCATGCTCCTGGGTCGGTTCCTGGGTGCCGACGGCTTGGAAGCGGTATTGGCGGAGGCCAGGGGTACCCGGGTGGAGGAGATCATGACGAGCCCGGTGCACGCCGTGGGGCCGGAGGAGCCTCTTTCCCGGGTTTTGGAACTGATGCTGGCCTACGATATCAACCACGTTCCCGTGGTGGACGGTGAGGGTAGACCCCAGGGCATCATCACCCGGTTTGACCTGCTCCGCCTGCTCCAGTCCCAGCTATGA
- a CDS encoding cation-translocating P-type ATPase translates to MRGLTSHEAQGRLAEYGPNALPEKPPEPLWRKFLRQFQSPLIYILLFALAVDLGLWLYEGAHGLPLESFAILAILLLNAGLGTLQEKRSEEALRRLKALAEPLVWVLRDGRFQHLPSREIVPGDVVRLEAGDRIPADGVLLEASGVLVDESVLTGESVPVEKGEGEEVFSGTLLVRGRALMEVSRTGLKSAMGRIAGLLAGMEEEKTPLERRLEAFGHRVARWVLALAVALVVLGFLVEGFSAKVLLFAVALAVAAVPEGLPAVLTLALALGVERMARRKAVVRRLAAVEALGSVTVIATDKTGTLTENRMEVQKVVGPDPQRALLAMVLCNDADLETGAGDPLELGLLRYAAQHLDVRQVRQEYPRLSERPFDSAWKYMRVTTPGGSFLKGAPEALIPRLALGQEEKASLLEEAEAHAQKGFRVLALAHGEGEREEGLSFLGFVLLLDPPRPEVPQAVAKVLKAGVRVVMVTGDHPATALAIARRVGIPAEVVATGEEIEGLSDEELLEVDVFARVKPEDKLRIVEAFQRAGEVVAMTGDGVNDAPALKRADVGVAMGQRGSDVSREVADLVLMDDNFATIVAAIEEGRSIYENIQKFIRFLFSTNLSEILVVALGMVFAALLHLRDEAGHLLLPLTAVQILWINLVTDGLPALALALDRNPGVLDRPPRPKESPLLDPPSWRFILVTGSIKALFALAILGLLPGWMGQRVSLSEATEVARTATFHFMTLGQLFFAYAARHTHLMPLPNPYLHGAVALGILIQLGLGTLAPGVLEAVPVPAWIWGLVLGMALLAWLLAEGVDRLVWRKEARR, encoded by the coding sequence ATGCGGGGGCTTACCTCACACGAAGCGCAGGGACGCCTGGCGGAATACGGGCCCAACGCCCTGCCCGAAAAGCCCCCCGAGCCCCTTTGGCGGAAGTTCCTGCGCCAGTTTCAAAGCCCTCTCATCTACATCCTCCTCTTCGCCTTGGCGGTGGACCTGGGCCTTTGGCTTTATGAGGGGGCCCATGGGCTTCCCTTGGAGTCCTTCGCCATCCTAGCCATCCTCCTTCTCAATGCCGGGCTGGGTACCCTGCAGGAGAAGCGCTCGGAAGAGGCTCTAAGGCGCCTAAAGGCCCTGGCGGAGCCCCTGGTCTGGGTCCTAAGGGATGGGCGCTTCCAGCACCTCCCCAGCCGGGAGATCGTGCCAGGGGATGTGGTGCGCTTGGAGGCGGGGGACCGCATCCCGGCGGATGGGGTTCTCCTCGAGGCCAGCGGGGTCCTGGTGGACGAGAGCGTGCTCACCGGGGAGAGCGTCCCGGTGGAGAAAGGGGAGGGAGAGGAGGTGTTTTCCGGCACCCTTCTGGTGCGGGGTAGGGCCCTGATGGAGGTGAGCCGCACCGGCCTAAAAAGCGCCATGGGCCGCATCGCCGGGCTCCTTGCGGGGATGGAGGAGGAGAAAACCCCCCTGGAGCGGCGCCTCGAGGCCTTTGGCCACAGGGTGGCCCGCTGGGTGTTGGCCCTTGCCGTGGCCCTGGTGGTTTTGGGGTTTCTGGTGGAAGGCTTTTCCGCCAAGGTGCTCCTTTTCGCGGTGGCCCTGGCGGTGGCGGCGGTTCCCGAGGGGCTTCCGGCCGTCCTCACCCTGGCCTTGGCCCTGGGGGTGGAACGCATGGCCCGTCGCAAGGCGGTGGTGCGGCGCCTGGCGGCGGTGGAGGCCTTGGGGAGCGTCACCGTTATCGCCACGGACAAGACGGGCACCCTCACGGAAAATCGCATGGAGGTGCAGAAGGTGGTGGGGCCGGATCCCCAAAGGGCCCTTCTCGCCATGGTCCTGTGCAACGATGCCGATCTGGAAACCGGGGCCGGGGATCCCCTGGAGCTGGGTCTTTTGCGGTATGCGGCCCAGCACCTGGACGTGAGGCAGGTGCGCCAGGAATACCCCCGGCTTTCCGAAAGGCCCTTTGACAGCGCCTGGAAGTACATGCGGGTGACCACGCCCGGGGGTAGCTTCCTAAAAGGGGCTCCCGAGGCCCTAATCCCCCGCCTTGCCCTGGGCCAAGAGGAGAAGGCCTCCCTTTTAGAGGAGGCGGAGGCCCATGCGCAGAAGGGCTTCCGGGTTCTGGCCCTGGCCCATGGGGAGGGGGAGCGGGAAGAAGGCCTAAGCTTTCTGGGGTTTGTCCTTCTCCTGGATCCGCCCCGCCCGGAGGTGCCCCAGGCGGTGGCCAAGGTCTTGAAGGCGGGGGTTAGGGTGGTGATGGTCACCGGGGACCACCCGGCCACCGCCTTGGCCATCGCCCGTAGGGTGGGCATTCCCGCCGAGGTGGTGGCCACCGGAGAGGAGATAGAGGGGCTTTCCGACGAGGAGCTTCTGGAGGTGGATGTCTTCGCCCGGGTTAAGCCCGAGGATAAGCTACGCATCGTTGAGGCCTTCCAGAGAGCGGGGGAAGTGGTGGCCATGACCGGGGATGGGGTGAACGATGCCCCGGCCCTGAAGCGGGCGGACGTGGGGGTGGCCATGGGCCAGCGGGGCTCGGATGTTTCCCGGGAGGTGGCGGACCTGGTCCTTATGGACGACAATTTTGCCACCATCGTGGCCGCCATAGAGGAGGGGCGGAGCATCTACGAGAATATCCAGAAGTTCATCCGCTTCCTCTTTTCCACCAATCTCTCCGAGATCCTGGTGGTGGCCTTGGGCATGGTGTTCGCCGCCCTTCTCCATCTGCGGGACGAGGCGGGGCACCTCCTCCTTCCCCTGACCGCGGTGCAAATCCTTTGGATCAACCTGGTGACCGATGGCCTTCCCGCCCTGGCCTTGGCCTTGGACCGTAACCCCGGGGTCTTGGACCGACCGCCCAGGCCCAAGGAAAGCCCTCTTCTGGATCCGCCTTCTTGGCGGTTCATCCTGGTTACCGGAAGCATCAAGGCCCTTTTTGCCCTGGCCATCTTGGGTCTGTTGCCCGGCTGGATGGGTCAGAGGGTTTCCCTTTCGGAGGCGACGGAGGTGGCCCGCACGGCCACGTTCCACTTCATGACCCTGGGCCAGCTCTTCTTTGCCTATGCCGCCAGGCATACCCATCTCATGCCCCTGCCCAATCCCTACCTGCATGGGGCGGTGGCCCTGGGCATCCTCATCCAGCTCGGCCTGGGTACCCTGGCCCCTGGGGTCTTGGAGGCCGTTCCGGTTCCCGCGTGGATCTGGGGGCTGGTTTTGGGCATGGCGCTCCTTGCCTGGCTGTTGGCCGAAGGGGTGGACCGGTTAGTATGGCGGAAGGAGGCTCGGCGATGA
- the rpsO gene encoding 30S ribosomal protein S15 encodes MPISKEEKQKVIEEFARFPGDTGSTEVQVALLTLRINRLSEHLKVHKHDHHSHRGLLMMVGQRRRLLRYLEREDPERYQALVEKLGLRK; translated from the coding sequence ATGCCCATCAGCAAGGAAGAGAAGCAGAAGGTGATAGAGGAGTTCGCCCGCTTCCCTGGGGATACGGGGAGCACCGAGGTGCAGGTGGCCTTGCTCACCTTGCGCATCAACCGGCTTTCCGAGCACCTCAAGGTCCACAAGCACGACCACCACTCCCACCGGGGTCTTTTGATGATGGTGGGGCAGAGGCGTAGGCTTCTTCGCTACCTGGAGCGGGAAGACCCCGAGCGCTACCAGGCCCTGGTTGAGAAACTGGGCCTGAGGAAGTAA
- a CDS encoding ribonuclease J, with the protein MENQERRPRKRRRRRPSEATPINPGDARDYLEIIPLGGMGEIGKNITAFRFRDEIFVLDGGLAFPDEGMPGVDLLIPRVDYLMENRHLIKAWVLTHGHEDHIGGLPFILPMVFGKESQVPIYGAKLTLGLLKGKLEEFGLRPGSFNLKEISPDDRIPVGRYFTLDLFRMTHSIPDNSGLVIRTPIGTIVHTGDFKLDATPIDGKVSHLAKVAQAGAEGVLLLIADSTNAERPGYTPSEMEIAKELDRVIGRAPGRVFVTTFASHIHRIQAVIWAAEKYGRKVAMEGRSMVRFSRIAMELGYLKVKDRLYTLEEVKDLPDHQVLILATGSQGQPMSVLHRLAFEGHAKMAIKPGDTVILSSSPIPGNEEAVNRVINRLYALGAYVLYPPAYKVHASGHASQEELKLILNLTTPRFFMPWHGEVRHQTNFKWLAESMSRPPEKTLIGENGAVYRLTRETFEKVAQVPSGVLYVDGLGVGDITEEILADRQHMAEEGIVVITALAGQDPVVEVVSRGFVKAGERLLGEVRRMALEALQNGVREKKPLERIRDDIYYPVKKFLKKATGRDPVILPVVIEG; encoded by the coding sequence ATGGAAAACCAGGAACGCAGACCAAGAAAAAGACGGCGTAGAAGGCCATCGGAGGCCACTCCCATAAATCCGGGGGATGCCAGGGATTACCTGGAAATCATCCCCCTAGGGGGGATGGGGGAGATCGGCAAGAACATCACCGCTTTCCGCTTCCGGGACGAGATTTTTGTGCTGGATGGGGGGCTTGCCTTCCCCGACGAGGGGATGCCCGGGGTGGACCTCCTCATCCCCCGGGTGGACTACCTGATGGAAAACCGGCACCTCATCAAGGCCTGGGTGCTCACCCATGGCCACGAGGACCACATCGGGGGGCTCCCCTTTATCCTGCCCATGGTCTTCGGGAAGGAAAGCCAGGTGCCCATCTACGGGGCCAAGCTCACCCTGGGCCTCCTTAAGGGGAAGCTGGAAGAGTTCGGGTTGAGACCGGGGAGCTTTAACCTCAAGGAGATCTCTCCCGACGACCGCATCCCCGTGGGCCGGTACTTTACCCTGGACCTATTCCGCATGACCCACTCCATCCCCGACAACTCCGGCCTGGTGATCCGCACCCCCATCGGCACCATCGTGCACACCGGGGACTTCAAGCTGGACGCCACCCCCATAGACGGAAAGGTTTCCCACCTGGCCAAGGTGGCCCAGGCGGGCGCCGAGGGGGTCTTGCTCCTCATCGCCGACTCCACCAACGCCGAACGCCCCGGCTACACCCCCAGCGAAATGGAGATCGCCAAGGAGCTGGACCGGGTCATCGGCCGGGCCCCGGGTAGGGTCTTCGTCACCACCTTCGCCAGCCACATCCACCGCATCCAGGCCGTGATCTGGGCGGCGGAGAAGTACGGGCGCAAGGTGGCCATGGAAGGGCGAAGCATGGTGCGCTTTAGCCGCATCGCCATGGAGCTGGGCTACCTGAAGGTGAAGGACCGCCTGTACACCCTCGAGGAGGTGAAGGACCTCCCCGACCACCAGGTGCTGATCCTGGCCACGGGAAGCCAGGGGCAGCCCATGTCCGTCCTCCACCGCCTGGCCTTTGAGGGCCACGCCAAGATGGCCATCAAACCCGGGGACACGGTGATCCTCTCCAGTAGCCCCATCCCTGGCAACGAGGAGGCGGTGAACCGGGTCATCAACCGCCTCTACGCCCTAGGGGCCTACGTCCTCTACCCTCCCGCCTACAAGGTCCATGCCTCCGGCCACGCCTCCCAGGAGGAGCTCAAGCTCATCCTGAACCTCACCACCCCCCGTTTCTTCATGCCCTGGCACGGGGAGGTGCGCCACCAAACCAACTTCAAGTGGTTGGCGGAGTCCATGAGCCGCCCCCCGGAAAAAACCCTCATCGGGGAAAACGGCGCCGTTTACCGCCTTACCCGGGAAACCTTTGAGAAGGTGGCCCAGGTGCCCTCCGGGGTCCTCTATGTGGACGGCCTAGGCGTGGGGGACATCACCGAGGAGATCCTGGCCGACCGCCAGCACATGGCCGAGGAGGGAATCGTGGTCATCACCGCCTTGGCGGGCCAGGACCCGGTGGTGGAGGTGGTGTCCCGGGGGTTCGTCAAGGCCGGGGAAAGGCTCTTGGGCGAGGTGAGGCGCATGGCCCTCGAGGCCCTGCAAAACGGGGTGCGGGAGAAAAAGCCCTTGGAGCGCATCCGTGACGACATCTACTATCCGGTTAAAAAGTTCTTGAAAAAGGCCACGGGCCGCGACCCGGTGATCCTGCCCGTGGTGATCGAGGGGTGA
- a CDS encoding thioredoxin family protein: MLQYPELPLESPLIDAELPDPRGGRYRLSQFQEPLLAVIFMCNHCPYVKGSIREIVSLAERYRGQVAFVGINPNDYERYPDDAPERMVEFAKEHGIFFPYLLDETQEVAKAYKAMRTPEVFLFDPRRLLRYHGRVNDNPKFPDQVQSHDLEAAIEALLRGEEPPLKEAPALGCTIKWRPGNEPEVKIG, encoded by the coding sequence ATGCTGCAGTACCCCGAGTTGCCCCTAGAAAGCCCCTTGATCGATGCCGAACTTCCCGACCCCAGGGGAGGACGGTACCGGCTTTCCCAGTTCCAGGAGCCCCTCTTGGCGGTGATCTTCATGTGCAATCACTGCCCCTACGTGAAGGGCTCCATCCGGGAGATCGTCTCCCTGGCGGAAAGGTACCGGGGCCAGGTGGCCTTTGTGGGCATCAACCCCAACGACTACGAGCGCTACCCCGACGACGCCCCGGAGAGGATGGTGGAGTTCGCCAAGGAACACGGCATCTTCTTCCCCTACCTCCTGGATGAAACCCAGGAGGTGGCCAAGGCCTACAAGGCCATGCGCACCCCCGAGGTCTTCCTGTTCGACCCAAGGCGCCTCCTCCGCTACCACGGCCGGGTGAACGACAATCCCAAGTTCCCCGACCAGGTGCAAAGCCACGACCTGGAGGCGGCCATAGAAGCCTTGCTCAGGGGGGAGGAACCCCCTTTGAAGGAGGCCCCGGCCTTGGGGTGCACCATCAAGTGGCGGCCCGGCAACGAGCCCGAGGTTAAGATCGGTTAG
- a CDS encoding universal stress protein translates to MYQSLLLPTDGSPAAEAGVREGLRLAKALGARVAFLYVLEPLGPRLLLGPETLPYHQALMEDMRNEGLATLDRATRMAEELGVGFEAHLLEGRAAEVILKEAGKYDLVVMATHGRTGLDAVLLGSVTQEVVRRSPKPVLVVPYRAKGSEAASR, encoded by the coding sequence ATGTACCAAAGCCTCCTCCTTCCCACCGACGGAAGCCCGGCCGCGGAGGCCGGGGTAAGGGAGGGGCTCCGCCTGGCCAAGGCCCTGGGGGCCCGGGTGGCCTTCCTCTACGTCCTGGAGCCCTTGGGACCCAGGCTCCTCCTGGGCCCCGAGACCCTTCCCTACCACCAAGCCCTGATGGAGGACATGCGCAACGAGGGCCTGGCCACCTTGGACCGGGCCACCCGCATGGCGGAGGAGCTTGGGGTGGGGTTTGAGGCCCACCTCCTCGAGGGGCGGGCGGCGGAGGTGATCCTAAAGGAGGCGGGGAAGTACGACCTGGTGGTCATGGCCACCCACGGGCGCACGGGGCTGGACGCGGTGCTTTTGGGTAGCGTGACCCAGGAGGTGGTCCGCCGAAGCCCCAAGCCCGTCCTGGTGGTGCCCTACCGGGCCAAAGGAAGCGAGGCCGCAAGCAGGTAG
- a CDS encoding MFS transporter, with amino-acid sequence MKLPLQVYLLGLVSFLMDVASEMVYPLLPLFLTSLGAGAGVLGLVEGMAEATASLFKVVGGRISDRLGRRKPLLLLGYGLPAFLRPILALAQSPAHVLLYRFLDRTGKGLRTAPRDALLAESVDQDAFGRAYGLHRGLDTLGATVGPFLAFLLLPHLGIRGVFWASAIPAFLAFMALFWVREAKAPRARTPLPPFRLTYLGTLPVPYRRFLLVSGVFALALSSNAFLLLRLKELGLTQEAVTLAYTGYNLLYALLAYPLGSLADRVGLRRVVAWGFGLYALVYLGFALAKTALAGVALLLLYALYSAAFEGASRAYLATLIPQETKATAIGLYHTVVGVLLLPASVIFGFLWQSYGPGLAFGVGAGLALLALTLFLLDGKRRRP; translated from the coding sequence ATGAAGCTTCCTCTTCAGGTATACCTGTTGGGCCTTGTCAGCTTCCTCATGGACGTGGCCAGCGAGATGGTCTATCCCCTCCTACCCCTTTTTCTGACCAGCCTAGGGGCGGGCGCAGGGGTGCTGGGCCTGGTGGAGGGCATGGCCGAGGCCACGGCCAGCCTCTTCAAGGTGGTGGGTGGAAGGATTTCCGACCGGTTGGGCCGAAGAAAACCCTTACTCCTCCTGGGATATGGGTTGCCCGCCTTCCTGAGACCCATTTTGGCCCTAGCCCAAAGCCCCGCCCATGTGCTCCTTTACCGTTTCCTGGACCGCACCGGTAAGGGCTTGCGCACCGCACCCCGTGATGCCTTACTGGCGGAGAGCGTGGACCAGGATGCCTTTGGCCGGGCCTACGGCCTCCACCGGGGCCTGGACACCCTGGGAGCCACCGTGGGTCCCTTCTTGGCCTTTCTCCTCCTACCCCACCTGGGAATCCGGGGCGTGTTTTGGGCGTCGGCTATCCCTGCTTTTCTGGCCTTTATGGCCCTCTTTTGGGTCCGGGAGGCCAAGGCCCCGCGGGCCAGGACCCCCCTACCCCCCTTCCGCCTCACCTACCTGGGTACCCTTCCCGTCCCCTACCGCCGGTTTCTCCTGGTTTCCGGCGTCTTCGCCTTGGCCCTCTCCTCTAATGCCTTTCTGCTCCTCCGCCTGAAGGAGCTGGGCCTAACCCAGGAGGCCGTGACCCTGGCCTACACGGGCTACAACCTTCTCTACGCTCTTTTGGCCTACCCTCTGGGTAGCCTGGCGGACCGGGTGGGCTTAAGGCGGGTGGTGGCATGGGGGTTTGGCCTCTACGCCCTGGTGTATTTAGGCTTTGCCCTGGCAAAAACCGCCCTCGCAGGTGTGGCCCTGCTACTCCTCTATGCCCTTTATTCGGCCGCCTTCGAGGGAGCCAGCCGGGCCTATCTGGCCACCTTGATACCCCAGGAAACGAAGGCCACAGCCATCGGACTCTACCACACGGTGGTGGGGGTTCTGCTCTTACCGGCCAGCGTGATCTTTGGCTTTCTTTGGCAAAGCTACGGGCCCGGGCTGGCCTTCGGCGTGGGAGCGGGCCTGGCCCTTTTGGCCCTCACCCTCTTCCTGCTTGACGGAAAGAGGAGGAGGCCCTAA
- the pnp gene encoding polyribonucleotide nucleotidyltransferase codes for MPEATPNTPQAHRYETQVAGRPLVLEAGKYAKQASGSVLVRYGDTVVLATAQASEEPIEADFLPLTVEFEERHYAVGKIPGSFMRREGRPGEKAILSARMTDRPIRPLFPKGFRHEVQVIVTVLSADQKNPPDILGPTAASAALMLSDIPWEGPVAAVRVGLIGGQFVLNPTLQELEESTLDLVVAGSREAILMVEAGAQEVDEETLVQALEFAHREMQPILDLQEEMARALAKPKMAWTPPETLSEEEKEAFYRLAVERGLSAVLQTASKGERSRALEAFAEALIAEVLPKKEDGTPDESRKPLYESAFDEVVRKELRRLVLEEGKRADGRTPKDLRPIWIEVDVLPRAHGSAVFTRGETQVLGTVTLGTGRDEQIIDDLGIDETEKFLVHYNFPPFSTGEVKRLRGVSRREVGHGNLAKRALKAVLPPEDAFPYTIRVVGDVLESNGSSSMATVCAGCLALMDAGVPIRAPVAGVAMGLVWEGERAVILTDILGLEDALGDMDFKVAGTRKGVTALQMDNKVGGLPREVLKEALMQAREARMRILDLMESVLPAPRPELKPFAPRILSLKVPVEKIGLVIGPGGKNVRALEELGVEVDIEEDGTVRIYSSDMEAAKKAKKRIEELTMEAKVGEIYEGTVTKITPFGAFISLFPGTEGLLHISQIAPGRVERVEDHLKVGDVIKVKVHRIDERGKIDLIRPELEGKIPPRRRS; via the coding sequence ATGCCGGAAGCCACACCCAACACCCCCCAGGCCCATAGGTACGAAACCCAGGTGGCTGGCCGCCCCCTGGTGTTGGAGGCAGGGAAATACGCCAAACAGGCCTCGGGCTCGGTCCTGGTGCGCTACGGGGACACCGTGGTCCTGGCCACCGCCCAGGCCTCCGAGGAGCCCATAGAGGCGGACTTCCTCCCCCTCACCGTGGAGTTTGAGGAGCGGCACTACGCCGTGGGCAAGATCCCGGGAAGCTTCATGCGCCGGGAAGGGCGGCCCGGGGAAAAGGCCATCCTCTCCGCCCGCATGACGGATAGGCCCATCCGCCCCCTCTTCCCCAAGGGGTTCCGGCACGAGGTGCAGGTGATCGTAACCGTGCTCTCTGCCGACCAGAAGAACCCCCCGGACATCCTGGGGCCCACGGCAGCCAGCGCCGCCCTCATGCTCTCGGACATCCCCTGGGAAGGCCCCGTGGCCGCGGTGCGGGTGGGTCTCATCGGGGGGCAGTTCGTCCTCAACCCCACCCTGCAGGAGCTGGAGGAGAGCACCCTGGACCTGGTGGTGGCGGGAAGCCGGGAGGCCATCCTCATGGTGGAGGCCGGGGCCCAGGAGGTGGACGAGGAAACCCTGGTCCAGGCCCTGGAGTTCGCCCACCGGGAGATGCAGCCCATCCTGGACCTGCAGGAGGAGATGGCCCGGGCCCTGGCCAAGCCCAAAATGGCCTGGACGCCTCCCGAAACCCTTAGCGAGGAGGAAAAGGAGGCCTTCTACCGCCTAGCCGTGGAACGGGGGCTTTCCGCCGTGCTCCAGACCGCCAGCAAGGGGGAAAGGAGCCGGGCCCTCGAGGCCTTCGCCGAAGCCTTGATCGCCGAGGTTTTGCCCAAGAAGGAGGACGGCACCCCGGACGAGAGCAGGAAGCCCCTTTACGAAAGCGCCTTTGACGAGGTGGTGCGCAAGGAGCTCAGGCGGCTCGTGCTGGAGGAGGGCAAGCGGGCGGATGGCCGCACCCCCAAGGACCTCCGGCCCATATGGATCGAGGTGGACGTCCTCCCCCGCGCCCACGGCTCCGCCGTCTTCACCCGGGGGGAGACCCAGGTGCTGGGCACCGTCACCCTGGGCACGGGCCGGGACGAGCAGATCATCGACGACCTGGGGATTGACGAGACGGAAAAGTTCCTGGTGCACTACAACTTTCCCCCCTTCTCCACGGGGGAGGTCAAGCGCCTGAGGGGGGTTTCCCGCCGCGAGGTGGGCCACGGCAATCTGGCCAAGCGGGCCCTGAAGGCGGTGCTACCCCCCGAGGACGCCTTCCCCTACACCATCCGGGTGGTGGGGGATGTCCTGGAGTCCAACGGCAGCAGCTCCATGGCCACGGTCTGCGCGGGATGCCTGGCCCTGATGGATGCCGGCGTCCCCATCCGCGCCCCGGTGGCGGGGGTGGCCATGGGTTTGGTGTGGGAGGGGGAGCGGGCAGTGATCCTCACCGACATCCTGGGGTTGGAGGATGCCCTGGGGGACATGGACTTCAAGGTGGCGGGAACAAGGAAGGGGGTCACCGCCTTGCAGATGGACAACAAGGTGGGTGGGCTCCCCCGGGAGGTGCTCAAGGAAGCCCTCATGCAGGCCCGGGAGGCCCGCATGAGGATCCTGGACCTCATGGAAAGCGTCCTTCCCGCCCCGCGCCCCGAGCTCAAGCCCTTTGCCCCCCGCATCCTCTCCCTGAAGGTGCCCGTGGAGAAGATCGGCTTGGTCATCGGGCCTGGGGGTAAGAACGTGCGGGCCCTCGAGGAGCTGGGTGTGGAAGTGGACATTGAAGAGGACGGGACGGTGCGCATCTACTCCAGCGACATGGAGGCTGCAAAGAAGGCCAAAAAGCGCATAGAGGAGCTCACCATGGAGGCCAAGGTGGGCGAGATCTACGAGGGCACCGTGACCAAGATCACCCCCTTTGGTGCCTTCATCAGCCTCTTCCCCGGGACCGAGGGCCTCTTGCACATCAGCCAGATCGCCCCAGGACGCGTGGAGCGGGTGGAGGACCACCTGAAGGTGGGGGATGTCATCAAGGTCAAGGTGCACCGCATTGACGAAAGGGGCAAGATAGACCTGATCCGCCCCGAGCTGGAGGGCAAGATTCCCCCCAGGCGGCGCAGCTAG
- a CDS encoding sodium:calcium antiporter, with product MTWLAFLAVAAVILLAGRQVAFYGDVLAGKTGLGRTFMGLFLVGITTSLPELFNVTSAALQGLPEIAVGNLLGASMVNFLLLTVLDAVHPRPLTARASQGHALSLGLAILLLAVAGLGLVAERGLGRVGGFALALFPLYLFALWLSFRYARRFPRDETLEEEAYAHIPLRLAFGRYLLGAGVLVGAAVLLPGLAEALARETGLGQAWVGTFLVGLVTTLPEATVTLAAARLGAVDLALGNVLGSVMFNTFLLPHADFLAPGPLLAQVGGSHLLSLLVLLGMAGTVLTGLMYQSLRKLWVLAYDSWAILALYLLAASLPLAR from the coding sequence ATGACCTGGCTGGCCTTCTTGGCGGTGGCGGCGGTCATCCTCCTGGCCGGCCGGCAGGTGGCCTTCTACGGGGACGTCCTGGCGGGGAAAACGGGGCTTGGCCGCACCTTCATGGGCCTTTTTCTGGTGGGCATCACCACCAGCTTGCCGGAGCTTTTCAACGTGACCAGCGCGGCCCTTCAAGGCCTCCCTGAGATCGCCGTGGGGAACCTTTTGGGAGCCAGCATGGTGAACTTCCTACTCCTCACCGTGCTGGACGCCGTCCACCCCCGCCCCCTCACCGCCCGGGCCAGCCAGGGGCATGCCTTGAGCCTGGGGCTGGCCATCCTGCTTTTGGCCGTGGCGGGGCTTGGCCTTGTGGCGGAGCGGGGGTTGGGGCGGGTGGGGGGGTTTGCCCTGGCCCTCTTTCCCCTCTATCTCTTTGCCCTCTGGCTTTCCTTTCGCTATGCCAGGCGCTTCCCCCGGGACGAGACCCTCGAGGAGGAGGCCTACGCCCATATCCCTTTGAGGCTGGCCTTCGGGCGCTACCTGCTGGGGGCGGGGGTTTTGGTGGGGGCTGCGGTGCTCCTTCCGGGTTTGGCCGAGGCCTTGGCCCGGGAAACAGGGCTTGGGCAGGCTTGGGTGGGCACCTTCCTGGTGGGCCTGGTGACCACCTTGCCCGAGGCCACGGTGACCCTGGCCGCTGCCCGCCTGGGGGCGGTGGACCTGGCCTTGGGCAACGTGTTGGGAAGCGTCATGTTCAACACCTTTCTCCTCCCCCATGCGGATTTCCTGGCCCCCGGCCCCCTCTTGGCCCAGGTGGGGGGAAGCCACCTATTGAGCCTCCTGGTCCTCCTGGGTATGGCGGGGACGGTGCTCACCGGGCTCATGTACCAAAGCCTTAGGAAGCTATGGGTCCTGGCTTACGATTCCTGGGCCATCCTGGCCCTCTACCTGCTTGCGGCCTCGCTTCCTTTGGCCCGGTAG